From Hymenobacter sediminicola:
GGGCATCCCGTCAGACTTCATCCTGAAAAACGCGTAGATACTCGCTTATCCAGCTTTCTGCTTTTACAAAACGGGGAAATCTTTTTACTTTTGCCCCCTGCTATTAACCCGACCGTGAAGAAGGACTCGCAATACGACATCAACATTGCTAAGCTGGCCGATAAAACGCACCACTTTGCGTTTGACTTGGACCGGGCCTTTTTCGAGCAGTTTGATCAACAGCTGATTCCTGACGGCAACGTGCATGCGGATGTAACGCTGCATAAAACCGACCGGCTCCTCACCTTCGATGTTGACTTGCGTGGCACTGTTCGCCAAATCTGTGACCGTAGCCTCGACGACTACGACCAGGAAATAGAGGCGCATGAGCAGCTGTTGGTACGCTACGGCGACCGGGAAATGGAGCTTGACGACAATGTGCTCCAGATTACGGCCGATACGCAGACACTACCCTTTGCCCAGCATCTATTCGACTACATCGGGCTGGCGCTGCCCATGAAGAAGCTGCACCCCCGCTTCCAGAATGAGCCCGACGAAAACCCGGACGCCGCCACTAAACTCATTTTCACAACCCGCCAAGAAGGCGACGACGATGATGAAGACGACTCCGACCCACGCTGGAACGCGCTGCGCAACCTCAATTAGCGCTCCGCTCGACTTTTTTGCCTGTACATTTTCTCTTTGCTTTTAATACCTTTTTTCAGCCATGGCACATCCTAAACGCCGGACCTCCTCCGCTAAGCGGAACAAGCGTCGCGCCCACGACAAACTGACCCCTAAAGCAGTATCTATCTGCACTACTACCGGCGAACTGCACCTGCGCCACAAGGCTTATGTGGTAGACGGCGACCTGTACCTGCACGGCAAAGTAGCTATCAAGGACTATGCTCCTGTAGCTGCCGCCGCTGCTGCGTCCGACAACGACGAAGAATAGTTTTCGTCTTCCGGCTAGCTGCCAGTTGCCCCGGCTTTTCATTGCCTGAGAAGCCGGGGTTGCGCTGCCCGGTTCGGTTCCTCTCCCTCGACTCCTTCTTGATACCCCGTACATGAAAATAGCCCTGGACGCTATGGGGGGCGATTTTGCGCCCCAGGCCGCAGTGGAAGGCGCCATTTTGGCGGCCGCTAAGCTCGTTGGCAAAGCGCAAATCGTGCTCATCGGCCAGGAGGCTGCCGTTCGCCCTTTGCTGGATCAGCATGGTGCAGACGCTGCCAGTCTGGAACTGGTTTCGGCTTCGCAGATCATCGAAATGGGGGAGCATCCTGCTAAAGCTTACCAGCAAAAGCAGGACTCCAGCATTGCTGTAGGCTACCGGATGCTGCATGCCGGTGAAGTCGAAGCGTTCTGCTCAGCCGGCAACACCGGTGCCATGCTTGTGGGTGCCATGTTCAGCGTGAAAGCTGTGCCCGGCGTAATGCGCCCGGCAATTGCCAACTTCGTTCCTAAGTTGCACGGTGGTATGGGTATCCTGCTTGATGTAGGTGCTAATGCGGAGTGCAAACCGGAAATGCTGGAGCAGTTCGGGGAGCTAGGGTCATTGTATGCGCAGCATGTTCTGGGCATTACGGCTCCTAAAGTCGGGTTGATGAACTTGGGCGAGGAAGAAGGCAAAGGCACCACTATTACTCAAGCAGCTCATCAGCTGCTAAAAGTAAACCCGCACATCCACTTCATTGGCAATATCGAAGGCCGTGACTTGTTCAATGACAAGGCCGATGTAATTGTCTGTGATGGATACACAGGAAACGTGATGCTGAAAATGGCAGAATCGGTCTACGATATCATTGCTGAAAAGCAATTGCACGACCCTTTCTTCGATAAATTCAACTACGAAGCCATTGGGGGCTCCCCTATTCTGGGTATCAACGATAACGCCATTATCGGGCACGGTGTCAGCACACCGCTGGCTATCTGCAACATGCTGTTGCAGGGCTACCAAATGGCTCATTCTGGTATTTCTGACCAGATAAAGAATACCTTCAAGTCATAATTGACTAAGTCCGGCCCCGGCCGGATTTTTTCTTGCCGCGTTTTCCGTTTTTTCTTCAATGAAAATCACCGCTGCCATCACCGGAGTGGGCGCTTATGTGCCCGATTATGTGCTTACGAATCAGGAACTCGAGACGCTGGTTGATACTACCGACGAGTGGATTACGACGCGCACGGGTATTAAGGAGCGCCGCATTCTGAAAGGCGAAAACCAAGGCACCTCCGTGATGGCCATTAAGGCGGTGCAGCAGCTGCTCGAAAAGACCGGTACCAAAGCCGAAGAAATTGACCTGCTGATTTGCTCTACTACGACTCCTGATCTGGTGTTTCCGGCTACGGCCAACATTGTTTCGGCCGCAGTAGGCACCACCAAGGCATTCAGCTTTGACATGCAGGCCGCCTGCTCTGGCTTTCTGTTTGCGCTGGCTACCGGCGCCCAGTACATCCAGACCGGCACCTACCGCAAAGTGGTAGTGGTGGGGGCTGATAAAATGTCGTCTATTATTGACTACACCGACCGGGCCAACTGCATCATCTTCGGGGACGGCGCTGGGGCCGTGCTGCTGGAGCCAAACACGGATGGCTTCGGCGTACTGGACCAGGTGCTGCGTTCCGATGGTAACGGCGAGCAGTATCTGCACCAGAAAGCCGGCGGCAGCCGCCGCCCACCTTCTGCCGAAACGGTAGCCAACCGGGAGCATTTTGTGTACCAGGAAGGCGCTACCGTGTTTAAGTTTGCCGTGACCAACATGGCCAACGTAGCCGCTCAGGTGATGGAACGCAACCACCTCACCCACGACGATGTGGCGTGGCTGGTACCGCACCAAGCCAACAAGCGCATCATCGATGCTACCGCCAACCGTATGGGCGTAGGACCTGAAAAGGTGATGCTTAACATCCAGCGCTACGGCAACACCACCAACGGTACCATTCCGCTCTGCCTCGCCGATTATGAGTCGCAGTTGCACAAAGGCGACAACCTGATTCTGGCGGCCTTTGGCGGCGGCTTCACATGGGGTTCGGTGTACATAAAATGGGCTTATGACCCCAAACCTGACCCGCAAAGCGCGTAACATAGCGGCGCGAAAACGGAAATACTCTATACTTGCACTCCCGTCGTGCCGCCCCGCCATCTTACCGGGACGGCACTTCCTTTTGAACTAAAAAGTACGCATCATCTGGCTAGCTGCTCTGGGCCTGTTTCCAACTGAGTATCAGGATCCGTCCCGCTTTTGGTTCAGAGCGTTTACCACTCACTCCATTCCCATCATGGCCACTACTGCAGATTTCCGCAACGGGCTCGTTCTCAACTACAACGGCGAGTTGCATGTCATCACCGAATTCCAGCATGTGAAACCGGGCAAAGGCCCGGCCTTCGTGCGGACCAAGCTTCGCAACATCAAAACCGGCCGTGTACTTGATAACACGTTTAATGCCGGCGTAAAGGTAGAGACGGCCCGCGTGGAGCAACGCCCGCACCAGTACCTGTATAAAGACGACTACGGCTACACGTTCATGGACAACGAGTCGTTTGAGCAAGTAGTGCTGCCGGAAGCCATGGTGCCTTTTGCCGACCTGATGAAGGAAGGACAGGTGGCTACCATCCTGTTTCATGCCGAGACCGAGCAGCCTCTCACGGCCGAGCTGCCGACCACGGTAGAGTTGATGGTAACGTATACTGAGCCCGGCCTGAAGGGCGACACCGCTACCAACACACTCAAGCCTGCTATTGTAGAAACCGGTGCCCGAATCCAGGTGCCCCTGTTCATTGATACCGATACCAAAATCCGCATCAAGACCAGCGACTACTCCTATGTCGAAAGAGTCAAGTAAGCAGCCCCTCAAGCCTTCTGCCATGAAAGCCAAAGAACTCCAGGAACTCATCGATTTCATTGCGAAGTCGGGACTGAACAAAGTCAACATCGAAACCGAAGAATTCAAAATTTCGGTTCAGCGCGAGCCCAGCACAAAGGTGGTGAGCAGTGGTATGGTAGCAGCAGCGCCTGCGCCCACTACCCCGGCAGCAGCACCGGTGGCCGCTCCGGCAGCAGCCCCTGCCTCGGCTCCGGCTTCGGCTCCTACGGAAGCCGCGAGCACCGCCTACGTGCCGCTGAAATCACCGATGATTGGCACCTTCTACCGCAGCAACAGCCCCGATTCGCCGGCCTTCGTGCAGGTGGGTGACTTGGTAGAAAAAGGACAGGTAATCTGCATCATCGAAGCCATGAAGCTCTTCAACGAAATTGAAGCCGAGCAGAGTGGTCGCGTAGTGAAAGCCATGGTCGAAAATGCTTCTCCTGTGGAGTACGACCAGCCGCTATTCCTGATTGAGCCGATGTAATTTTGGAACTGAGAAATAAGAGCTTAGAGCTTAGAACTGCTGAGTTGGCCCTAGGCCACTCGCTTCTAAGTTCTAAGCTCTTATTTCTCGCATCTACCCTAGAGCTGTGTTCAAGAAAATACTGATTGCCAACCGGGGCGAAATTGCACTGCGTATCATTCGTACCTGCAAGGAAATGGGCATCAAAACGGTTGCGGTGTATTCCACTGCCGACAAGGAAAGCCTGCACGTACGCTTCGCCGATGAGGCCGTATGCATCGGCCCGCCGCCTTCGTCGCAGAGCTACCTAAGCATCCCGACGCTGATTGCCGCCGCCGAAATAACCAACGCCGATGCTATTCATCCGGGCTACGGTTTCCTGAGCGAAAACGCGGAATTCTCGCGTGTTTGCCAGGAAAACGGCATCAAATTCATTGGGGCGTCGCCTGAGATGATCAACCAGATGGGCGACAAGGCTTCGGCCAAGGCCACTATGATTAAGGCCGGCGTACCCTGCATTCCGGGCTCCGTGGGTCTGCTGGATTCTGTGGAGCAGGGCAAGAAGATTGCCGCCAAAATCAAGTACCCGGTTATTCTCAAGGCAACGGCCGGGGGCGGTGGGCGCGGTATGCGCATCATCAACTCCGAAGATGAGTTTGAGAAAGCCTGGAACGATGCCCGCACCGAAGCCAAAGCGGCTTTCGGCAACGACGGCGTGTACCTGGAGAAATTTGTAGTAGAACCCCGCCACATCGAAATCCAGATCTGTGGTGACCAGTTCGGGCGGGTGTGCCACCTGTCGGAGCGTGACTGCTCGATTCAACGCCGCCACCAGAAGCTGGTAGAAGAGGCTCCTTCGCCGTTCATGACCGATGAGCTCCGTGAGAAGATGGGAAAGGCAGCTATTGCAGGTGCCTCAGCCATTAACTACGAAGGTGTGGGTACCATTGAATTCCTGGTCGACAAAAACCGTGACTTCTACTTCATGGAGATGAACACCCGGATTCAGGTGGAGCACCCCGTGACGGAGGAAATCATCAACTACGACCTCATCAAGGAGCAGATCAAGGTAGCAGCGGGCATCCCGATTTCGGGCGACAACTACTACCCCCGCATGCACGCTATGGAGTGCCGCATCAACGCCGAAGACCCGACCAAGGACTTCCGCCCTTCTCCCGGCAAAATCACGACGCTGCACATCCCCGGTGGCCACGGCGTGCGCGTAGACACGCACGTGTATGCTGGCTACCAGATTCCGTCGAACTACGACTCGATGATTGCCAAGCTCATCACCGTGGCCCAGACCCGTGAGGAGTGCATCGTGAAGATGAAGCGCGCTCTGAGCGAGTTTGTGGTGGAAGGCGTGAAAACCACGATTCCGTTTCACCTGAAACTGATGGACAACGAGAGTTTCAAGGCCGGCGACTTCACCACGAAGTTCCTGGAAACTTCCTTCGACTTCTCGGAGCTGTAAGAACACTGCTTTGTTCTAAACCAAAAAGACCGGCCAGATGGCCGGTCTTTTTGGTTGCTTTGTTTAGCGCTTATGCCTTGGCGTCTCCGTGCTCAATTTCGTGCACCAGCTCGCCGTACCAATCCTCGCCGTACTTGCGGATGAGGGGCTCCTTGAGAAATTGGTAGACCCTCACGCCCAGGTTGGCCCCGTTGGCGCAGGCGGGGTTGCAGATGCCCCACCGGTCGTAGTTCAGCGCCTCAAAGCCGTCGTATTTGGTGATGCGGATAGGATACAGGTGGCAGCTGATAGGCTTTTTGAAGCTGGTAGCGCCGGCCAGATAGGCCTGCTCAATACCGCATTTCAGGATACCCCGCTCGTCGTAGAGGGCGTAGGCGCACTCCCGGTCATTGATGGTGGTGGTGCTGTAGTCGCCTTCCCAATCTTTGATGTATGTGCCCTGCTGCTCAATGGCCTGACGGCCCGCTTCGGTGATGAAAGGCTTGATGGCTTTGTACTCGGTTTTGAGAATCTGAAGCTCGGCTTCTTCCAGCGGCGCGCCCAGGTCGCCTTCCACGCAGCAGGCACCTTTGCAGGCCTCCAGGTTGCACACGAAGAAATTGTCCCGAACGTCGTCGGAAATAAGGGTGTTCTGTATCTGAATCATGAGGTGTTAGCCGGCAGAGGTCCGCAAACGTGAACAAGTTGCTGCTCTTAGGTAGTTCTGAAGCGGCAACAGGCGAGCCTGCGAGAAATGTGGCTACAAAGATAACCCCGTTTCCTCACCCGCCCTGAATGCTGTACCTTTGCTAACAAGCCAAAAAGCTTAGTTTCTGACTGACGACGAATGGGACTGGATTATCATTCTTTATTGAACCCCTCGCAGGCGGCCGCCGTGATGCAAATCGAAGGCCCCTGCATGATTATAGCGGGTGCTGGCTCGGGCAAAACCCGGGTGCTCACCTACCGCATTGCCAACCTGCTGGAGCAGGGCATCGACCCATTCAACATACTGGCCCTCACCTTTACCAATAAGGCGGCGCGTGAGATGCGCGCCCGTATCGAGAAGGTAGTAGGCCCGAATGCTAAGAACCTGTGGATGGGCACCTTCCACAGCATTTTTGCCCGCATCCTGCGCTCGGAGGCCGACAAGATCGGCTACCCCCGCTCCTTTACTATCTACGACACGCAGGATTCCAAAACCCTGATTGGGCAGATTCTGAAAGAGCTGGAGCTGGACGACAAGCTCTACAAGCCCAACATGGTGTTGGGCCGGATTTCGTCGGCGAAGAACAAGCTGATTTCGGTGCAGCAGTACCTCAACGACCCCGTAATCCGGCAGGACGATGACGCGGCGCTGCGGCCCAAGCTGGGCGTGATTTATCAGCAGTACGCCAACCGCTGCTTCAAGGCGGGCGCCATGGACTTCGACGACCTGCTTTACCAGACCAACGTGCTGTTCAAGGAGCATCC
This genomic window contains:
- the plsX gene encoding phosphate acyltransferase PlsX — encoded protein: MKIALDAMGGDFAPQAAVEGAILAAAKLVGKAQIVLIGQEAAVRPLLDQHGADAASLELVSASQIIEMGEHPAKAYQQKQDSSIAVGYRMLHAGEVEAFCSAGNTGAMLVGAMFSVKAVPGVMRPAIANFVPKLHGGMGILLDVGANAECKPEMLEQFGELGSLYAQHVLGITAPKVGLMNLGEEEGKGTTITQAAHQLLKVNPHIHFIGNIEGRDLFNDKADVIVCDGYTGNVMLKMAESVYDIIAEKQLHDPFFDKFNYEAIGGSPILGINDNAIIGHGVSTPLAICNMLLQGYQMAHSGISDQIKNTFKS
- the efp gene encoding elongation factor P; the encoded protein is MATTADFRNGLVLNYNGELHVITEFQHVKPGKGPAFVRTKLRNIKTGRVLDNTFNAGVKVETARVEQRPHQYLYKDDYGYTFMDNESFEQVVLPEAMVPFADLMKEGQVATILFHAETEQPLTAELPTTVELMVTYTEPGLKGDTATNTLKPAIVETGARIQVPLFIDTDTKIRIKTSDYSYVERVK
- the accC gene encoding acetyl-CoA carboxylase biotin carboxylase subunit, whose translation is MFKKILIANRGEIALRIIRTCKEMGIKTVAVYSTADKESLHVRFADEAVCIGPPPSSQSYLSIPTLIAAAEITNADAIHPGYGFLSENAEFSRVCQENGIKFIGASPEMINQMGDKASAKATMIKAGVPCIPGSVGLLDSVEQGKKIAAKIKYPVILKATAGGGGRGMRIINSEDEFEKAWNDARTEAKAAFGNDGVYLEKFVVEPRHIEIQICGDQFGRVCHLSERDCSIQRRHQKLVEEAPSPFMTDELREKMGKAAIAGASAINYEGVGTIEFLVDKNRDFYFMEMNTRIQVEHPVTEEIINYDLIKEQIKVAAGIPISGDNYYPRMHAMECRINAEDPTKDFRPSPGKITTLHIPGGHGVRVDTHVYAGYQIPSNYDSMIAKLITVAQTREECIVKMKRALSEFVVEGVKTTIPFHLKLMDNESFKAGDFTTKFLETSFDFSEL
- a CDS encoding beta-ketoacyl-ACP synthase III; this translates as MKITAAITGVGAYVPDYVLTNQELETLVDTTDEWITTRTGIKERRILKGENQGTSVMAIKAVQQLLEKTGTKAEEIDLLICSTTTPDLVFPATANIVSAAVGTTKAFSFDMQAACSGFLFALATGAQYIQTGTYRKVVVVGADKMSSIIDYTDRANCIIFGDGAGAVLLEPNTDGFGVLDQVLRSDGNGEQYLHQKAGGSRRPPSAETVANREHFVYQEGATVFKFAVTNMANVAAQVMERNHLTHDDVAWLVPHQANKRIIDATANRMGVGPEKVMLNIQRYGNTTNGTIPLCLADYESQLHKGDNLILAAFGGGFTWGSVYIKWAYDPKPDPQSA
- the accB gene encoding acetyl-CoA carboxylase biotin carboxyl carrier protein, with product MKAKELQELIDFIAKSGLNKVNIETEEFKISVQREPSTKVVSSGMVAAAPAPTTPAAAPVAAPAAAPASAPASAPTEAASTAYVPLKSPMIGTFYRSNSPDSPAFVQVGDLVEKGQVICIIEAMKLFNEIEAEQSGRVVKAMVENASPVEYDQPLFLIEPM
- the rpmF gene encoding 50S ribosomal protein L32; the encoded protein is MAHPKRRTSSAKRNKRRAHDKLTPKAVSICTTTGELHLRHKAYVVDGDLYLHGKVAIKDYAPVAAAAAASDNDEE
- a CDS encoding DUF3109 family protein, whose amino-acid sequence is MIQIQNTLISDDVRDNFFVCNLEACKGACCVEGDLGAPLEEAELQILKTEYKAIKPFITEAGRQAIEQQGTYIKDWEGDYSTTTINDRECAYALYDERGILKCGIEQAYLAGATSFKKPISCHLYPIRITKYDGFEALNYDRWGICNPACANGANLGVRVYQFLKEPLIRKYGEDWYGELVHEIEHGDAKA
- a CDS encoding YceD family protein; this encodes MPPAINPTVKKDSQYDINIAKLADKTHHFAFDLDRAFFEQFDQQLIPDGNVHADVTLHKTDRLLTFDVDLRGTVRQICDRSLDDYDQEIEAHEQLLVRYGDREMELDDNVLQITADTQTLPFAQHLFDYIGLALPMKKLHPRFQNEPDENPDAATKLIFTTRQEGDDDDEDDSDPRWNALRNLN